One window of the Paraburkholderia sp. PGU19 genome contains the following:
- a CDS encoding FmdB family zinc ribbon protein, whose product MPIYAYRCESCGFAKDVLQKMSDAPLTQCPECGTDAFRKQVTAAGFQLKGSGWYVTDFRGGNSGNNAGGAASNATDASASKTDSKPEATGSSDSAASTTTPAAAPAPAAAPAPASSSGT is encoded by the coding sequence ATGCCGATCTACGCTTATCGTTGCGAGTCATGCGGCTTCGCGAAGGACGTGCTCCAGAAAATGAGCGACGCCCCGTTGACGCAATGCCCGGAGTGCGGAACCGATGCTTTCCGCAAACAGGTCACCGCCGCTGGTTTTCAGCTGAAGGGTTCGGGCTGGTACGTCACGGACTTCCGCGGCGGCAATTCAGGCAACAACGCGGGCGGCGCTGCCAGCAACGCCACGGACGCGTCGGCGTCCAAAACGGACAGCAAGCCGGAGGCGACGGGTTCGTCCGACAGCGCAGCTTCCACGACTACGCCGGCTGCCGCCCCGGCGCCGGCAGCGGCACCCGCTCCCGCGAGCAGCTCGGGCACCTAG
- the ubiB gene encoding ubiquinone biosynthesis regulatory protein kinase UbiB — protein MRFLRFLKIFFTVIRFGLDEMMLSRINDRRVRMLLRITTIGRKFDQPPGVRLRLALESLGPIFVKFGQVLSTRRDLLRPDIASELAKLQDQVPPFDSAVAIAIIEKSLGAPVDTIFDDFERVPVASASIAQVHFATLKTGQHAGKQVAVKVLRPNMLPVIDSDLALLRDIAVWAERLWADGKRLKPREVVAEFDKYLHDELDLMREAANGSQLRRNFAGLDLLLVPEMYWEFCTANVLVMERMVGVPISQVDTLRAAGVDIPKLAREGVEIFFTQVFRDGFFHADMHPGNIQVSLDPVHFGRYIALDFGIIGALSDFDKNYLAQNFLAFFKRDYHRVATLHLESGWVPPTTRVEELESAIRAVCEPYFDRALKDISLGQVLMRLFSTSRRFNVEIQPQLVLLQKTMLNVEGLGRSLDPELDLWKTAKPYLERWMNEQIGAKGWYERLKIEAPQWSKTLPQLPRLIHHVLAQRHDVQQRGINDETIRQILLEQKRTNRLLQGLLMFGVAVGVGAVLARAWLAIAYGGY, from the coding sequence CGGAAGTTCGACCAGCCGCCGGGCGTGCGGCTGCGTCTCGCGCTCGAAAGCCTCGGGCCGATTTTCGTGAAGTTCGGCCAGGTGCTGTCCACGCGCCGCGACCTGCTGCGCCCCGACATCGCCAGCGAGCTTGCCAAGCTGCAGGATCAGGTGCCGCCATTCGATTCGGCGGTGGCGATCGCGATCATCGAAAAGTCGCTCGGCGCGCCCGTCGATACGATCTTCGACGACTTCGAACGCGTGCCCGTGGCGAGCGCGTCGATCGCGCAGGTTCACTTCGCGACCTTGAAGACGGGCCAGCACGCGGGCAAGCAGGTCGCCGTGAAGGTGCTGCGGCCGAACATGCTTCCCGTGATCGATTCCGATCTCGCGCTGCTGCGCGACATCGCCGTGTGGGCGGAGCGTCTGTGGGCGGACGGCAAGCGCCTGAAGCCGCGCGAAGTGGTCGCGGAATTCGACAAGTATCTGCACGACGAACTCGACCTGATGCGCGAAGCCGCGAACGGCAGCCAGCTGCGGCGTAACTTCGCGGGCCTGGATCTGCTGCTCGTCCCGGAGATGTACTGGGAGTTCTGCACGGCGAACGTGCTCGTGATGGAGCGGATGGTCGGCGTGCCGATCAGCCAGGTCGATACGCTGCGGGCGGCGGGCGTCGATATTCCGAAGCTCGCGCGCGAGGGCGTCGAGATTTTCTTCACGCAGGTGTTCCGCGACGGCTTTTTCCACGCGGACATGCACCCAGGCAACATCCAGGTCAGTCTCGATCCGGTGCATTTCGGCCGTTATATCGCGCTGGATTTCGGCATCATCGGCGCGCTGTCGGACTTCGATAAGAACTATCTCGCGCAGAACTTTCTCGCGTTCTTCAAGCGCGACTACCACCGCGTCGCGACGCTGCATCTGGAGTCCGGCTGGGTGCCGCCCACGACGCGTGTCGAAGAACTCGAAAGCGCGATTCGCGCGGTCTGCGAGCCGTACTTCGATCGCGCGCTGAAGGACATTTCGCTCGGCCAGGTGTTGATGCGGCTCTTCTCGACGTCGCGCCGCTTCAACGTCGAAATCCAGCCGCAACTGGTGCTGCTGCAGAAGACGATGCTGAACGTCGAAGGTCTGGGCCGTTCACTCGATCCCGAACTCGACTTGTGGAAGACCGCCAAGCCGTATCTGGAACGCTGGATGAACGAGCAGATAGGCGCGAAAGGCTGGTATGAGCGGCTGAAAATCGAGGCGCCGCAGTGGAGCAAGACGCTGCCGCAGCTGCCGCGGCTGATCCATCACGTGCTGGCGCAGCGTCATGACGTGCAGCAGCGCGGGATCAACGACGAAACCATCCGCCAGATCCTGCTCGAGCAGAAGCGCACGAACCGGCTGCTGCAAGGTCTGCTGATGTTCGGCGTGGCCGTGGGTGTCGGTGCGGTGCTGGCGCGCGCATGGCTCGCCATTGCGTACGGCGGGTATTGA
- a CDS encoding thiopurine S-methyltransferase: MSDRKPNVSPAPPAFESRDPNAPGFWDERFERGFTPWDQAGVPSAFKAFVDRHAPMPVLIPGCGSAYEAWWLAEKGWTLRAIDFAAHAVEAARAQLGAHASLVEQADFFTYTPPFELGWIYERAFLCALPPSRRAEWLARMAELLPAGGLLAGFFFIGEGAPKGSPTGSPKGPPFIIERAELDALLTPHFELLEDEPVGDSIPVFAGRERWLTLRRRGA, encoded by the coding sequence ATGAGCGATCGCAAGCCGAATGTTTCTCCCGCGCCGCCAGCGTTCGAGAGCCGCGATCCGAACGCGCCCGGCTTCTGGGACGAGCGCTTCGAACGCGGTTTCACGCCGTGGGATCAGGCAGGCGTGCCGTCGGCGTTCAAGGCGTTTGTCGACCGGCACGCGCCGATGCCCGTGCTTATTCCCGGCTGCGGCAGCGCGTACGAAGCGTGGTGGCTCGCCGAAAAAGGCTGGACGCTCCGGGCGATCGACTTTGCGGCCCATGCCGTGGAAGCCGCCCGCGCTCAACTGGGCGCGCATGCAAGCCTCGTCGAACAGGCGGACTTTTTCACGTACACGCCGCCATTCGAGCTGGGCTGGATCTACGAGCGGGCATTTTTATGCGCGTTGCCGCCCTCGCGGCGCGCGGAATGGCTGGCGCGCATGGCTGAACTCTTGCCCGCGGGCGGATTGCTCGCTGGTTTCTTTTTCATTGGCGAAGGCGCGCCGAAAGGCTCGCCGACCGGCTCGCCAAAAGGCCCGCCGTTCATCATCGAGCGGGCCGAACTCGACGCGCTGCTGACGCCCCATTTCGAGTTGCTGGAGGACGAACCCGTCGGCGACTCGATCCCCGTCTTCGCCGGACGCGAGCGCTGGCTCACCTTGCGTCGGCGCGGCGCATAG
- a CDS encoding DUF502 domain-containing protein yields MTTKKTTLKSVFLTGLLVLVPLAITLWVLGLIIGTMDQTLLLLPRSWQPERVLGFRLPGLGAVLTLAFIFVVGLLTQNFVGQKLVGWWELIVARIPVVGPIYTSVKQVSDTLLSSSGNAFRKALLIEYPRKGSYTIGFLTGIPGGDVVNHLKEEHVSVYVPTTPNPTSGFFLMVPKSEVIELDMTVDAALKYIVSMGVVAPPANQPAPERRTPVEPPL; encoded by the coding sequence ATGACGACGAAAAAGACGACGCTCAAATCGGTGTTTCTGACGGGCCTGCTGGTGCTGGTGCCTCTTGCCATCACGCTGTGGGTGCTCGGCCTGATCATCGGCACGATGGATCAGACGCTGCTGCTGTTGCCCCGTTCGTGGCAGCCGGAGCGGGTGCTCGGCTTCCGCTTGCCGGGTCTCGGTGCCGTATTGACGCTCGCTTTCATTTTTGTCGTCGGTCTATTGACGCAGAACTTTGTTGGGCAGAAGCTCGTCGGCTGGTGGGAACTGATCGTCGCGCGCATTCCCGTCGTCGGCCCGATCTACACCAGCGTCAAGCAGGTGTCCGACACGCTGCTGTCGTCCAGCGGGAACGCGTTCCGTAAGGCGTTGCTGATCGAATATCCGCGCAAAGGGTCCTACACTATCGGGTTTCTGACGGGCATTCCCGGCGGCGACGTCGTCAACCATCTCAAGGAAGAGCACGTCAGCGTCTATGTGCCGACCACGCCGAACCCGACGTCCGGCTTCTTCCTGATGGTGCCGAAAAGCGAAGTGATCGAGCTCGACATGACTGTCGACGCCGCACTCAAGTACATCGTCTCGATGGGCGTCGTTGCTCCGCCCGCGAATCAGCCGGCGCCGGAGCGCCGCACGCCTGTCGAGCCACCGCTGTAA